A portion of the Anoxybacillus gonensis genome contains these proteins:
- a CDS encoding NAD(P)/FAD-dependent oxidoreductase → MMYDVVVIGGGPSGLMAAIAAGEQGGRVLLLDKGDKLGRKLAISGGGRCNVTNRRPVDELIQHIPGNGRFLYRAFSMFNNEDIIRFFERLGVPLKEEDHGRMFPVSDSAQSVVQALLRELKRWRVDVRVHTPVKDIEYKDGAVYGVTLQTGEMIRTKAVVVAVGGKSVPHTGSTGDGYAWAEKAGHTITELFPTEVPIISHEPFIQNRTLQGLSLRDVALSVLNEKGKPIVTHRMDMIFTHFGISGPAALRCSQFVVKQLKKQSSVRMTIDALPDEKEEMLFQQIVRTMKEEPKKVIKNIIKAIIPLPERYILFLLEQTKIDPQTVASTLSHDKVRTFIGACKTFTFSVHGTLPLEKAFVTGGGVSVKEVHPKEMASKLMKGLYFCGEILDIHGYTGGYNITAALVTGRLAGMHAAIYAKQ, encoded by the coding sequence ATGATGTATGATGTCGTAGTCATCGGTGGGGGACCGTCAGGATTAATGGCAGCCATCGCTGCTGGAGAACAAGGTGGACGCGTTCTTCTTCTTGATAAAGGAGATAAGCTTGGACGCAAATTAGCGATTTCGGGCGGTGGACGTTGCAATGTAACAAATCGACGACCAGTCGATGAACTGATTCAACATATCCCAGGAAACGGTCGTTTTTTATATCGTGCCTTTTCTATGTTTAATAATGAAGATATTATTCGCTTTTTTGAACGGCTTGGCGTTCCGTTAAAAGAAGAAGACCACGGACGTATGTTTCCGGTAAGCGACAGCGCACAATCTGTCGTACAAGCTCTTCTTCGTGAGCTGAAAAGATGGCGTGTCGACGTTCGGGTTCATACCCCTGTAAAAGACATTGAATATAAAGATGGAGCAGTGTATGGCGTAACGCTACAAACAGGGGAGATGATCCGGACGAAAGCAGTCGTTGTTGCCGTCGGAGGAAAATCTGTGCCGCATACCGGTTCGACAGGTGACGGTTATGCATGGGCAGAAAAGGCTGGACATACGATTACAGAACTGTTTCCAACGGAAGTGCCTATTATTTCACATGAACCATTCATTCAAAATCGAACGTTGCAAGGACTATCATTGCGCGATGTGGCATTAAGCGTATTAAACGAAAAAGGAAAACCAATCGTCACACATCGGATGGATATGATTTTTACACATTTCGGTATTTCAGGCCCAGCGGCATTACGATGTAGCCAATTTGTTGTGAAACAGCTAAAAAAACAATCGTCTGTGCGCATGACGATCGATGCGTTGCCAGATGAAAAAGAGGAGATGTTATTTCAGCAAATCGTACGCACCATGAAAGAAGAGCCGAAAAAAGTGATAAAAAACATTATCAAAGCAATCATTCCGCTCCCAGAACGATATATATTATTTTTGCTTGAACAAACAAAGATCGATCCACAAACGGTCGCAAGCACATTAAGTCACGACAAAGTGCGCACATTTATTGGGGCATGTAAAACATTCACTTTTTCTGTTCATGGAACGTTGCCGCTTGAAAAAGCGTTCGTCACAGGCGGTGGAGTATCCGTCAAAGAAGTACATCCGAAAGAAATGGCATCTAAACTGATGAAAGGCTTATATTTTTGCGGAGAAATTTTAGATATTCACGGTTACACAGGTGGTTATAACATTACTGCAGCGCTCGTTACCGGCCGTCTTGCTGGCATGCATGCTGCGATATATGCGAAACAATAA
- a CDS encoding LrgB family protein: MIGVSLLIWTIVVYIAMRKLYARFYFPLLVPVATSTVVIIMTLSLFHLSYDQYMIGGKWLVHLLGPAVVALALPLYQHRHTLKQFLWPLLCSTFFGTIIGMGSGLLFARLFHLPEKIVRSIIPKSVTSPVAMDIAKLIDGIPTLAAVYVMIAGIFGAMFGPILFQRLHITTSLGIGSGLGAASHGIGTAKALEIGRKEAAISSVAMTLSAIFASLLCPLLLLL; encoded by the coding sequence ATGATTGGCGTTAGTTTGCTCATATGGACGATCGTCGTATATATAGCGATGCGCAAATTGTATGCTCGCTTTTATTTTCCGTTGCTCGTTCCCGTCGCAACAAGCACGGTAGTCATCATTATGACGTTATCGCTTTTTCACTTGTCGTATGACCAATATATGATCGGAGGAAAATGGCTCGTTCATTTGCTTGGTCCAGCTGTTGTTGCGCTCGCTTTGCCGCTTTATCAACATCGGCATACGTTAAAACAGTTTTTATGGCCGCTCTTATGTAGCACATTTTTCGGCACAATCATTGGAATGGGAAGCGGTTTATTGTTCGCGCGTCTTTTTCATTTGCCAGAAAAAATTGTTCGTTCCATCATTCCGAAATCGGTCACATCGCCTGTTGCAATGGATATTGCAAAGTTGATTGACGGTATACCGACGCTTGCTGCTGTATATGTCATGATTGCGGGAATTTTTGGTGCAATGTTTGGTCCGATTCTTTTTCAACGTTTGCACATTACAACATCTTTAGGGATTGGAAGCGGTCTTGGTGCAGCTTCTCACGGTATCGGTACCGCAAAAGCACTTGAAATCGGGAGAAAAGAAGCAGCGATTAGCTCCGTTGCTATGACGTTAAGCGCAATTTTTGCTTCTCTTCTTTGCCCGTTGTTGCTTTTATTGTAG
- the pepV gene encoding dipeptidase PepV: protein MNMNWMEAVKKREKAFLQDLQTFLRIPSVRNEQTATQEAPLGKEVYEALCYMLKRGEEEGFAVKNVDGLAGHIEMGDGEEIVGVLCHVDVVPAGDGWTFDPFGATIVDGKIYARGALDDKGPTMAAFYAMKIVKELGLPLSKRVRMIIGTDEESDWQCVERYFQTEQMPTIGFAPDADFPIIYAEKGIADFDLIQQPMNEQAHDDILLSFQAGQRYNMVPDVAEAVLQLTNENDMKERFLTFLRAHALEGEAHEDGDTLTLRVRGVSAHGMEPNHGVNAGIWLAKFLANETLDAQANEFVRFVSQFFYGDTRGKRLGVAHTNEELGDLTINVGVLSYTNERGGKIGINLRYPVTNDIARTKEIIEQIAKRHQFVLNNFSNSSPHYVAKDHPLVQTLQRVYEEQMGERASLLAIGGGTYARSLQAGVAFGPLFPNRPDVAHQKDEYMFIDDLLKATALYAQAIYELAK, encoded by the coding sequence ATGAACATGAATTGGATGGAAGCAGTAAAAAAGCGTGAGAAGGCATTTTTGCAAGATTTACAAACGTTTTTGCGCATTCCGAGTGTACGAAATGAGCAGACAGCGACACAAGAAGCACCGTTAGGAAAAGAAGTATATGAAGCGCTTTGTTACATGTTAAAACGAGGGGAAGAAGAAGGATTTGCCGTGAAAAATGTTGATGGATTAGCGGGGCATATTGAAATGGGAGACGGCGAAGAGATTGTTGGAGTATTATGTCATGTTGATGTTGTTCCTGCTGGTGACGGTTGGACGTTTGATCCGTTTGGAGCGACGATTGTAGATGGAAAAATTTATGCACGTGGCGCATTAGATGACAAAGGTCCGACAATGGCCGCGTTTTATGCGATGAAAATTGTCAAAGAGCTCGGATTGCCACTTTCTAAGCGCGTGCGCATGATTATTGGAACAGACGAAGAAAGCGATTGGCAATGCGTCGAACGATATTTTCAAACGGAACAAATGCCGACAATTGGATTTGCGCCAGATGCGGATTTCCCAATTATATATGCTGAAAAAGGAATTGCTGATTTTGATCTTATTCAGCAACCGATGAATGAACAAGCGCATGATGATATTCTTCTTTCGTTTCAAGCTGGTCAGCGATACAATATGGTTCCAGATGTTGCGGAAGCTGTATTGCAGTTGACGAATGAAAACGACATGAAAGAGCGTTTTCTTACATTTTTACGTGCGCATGCGCTTGAAGGGGAAGCACATGAAGATGGTGACACACTTACGTTGCGCGTTCGCGGTGTTTCTGCACATGGGATGGAACCAAATCATGGGGTGAATGCAGGCATATGGCTTGCAAAATTTTTAGCAAATGAAACACTAGATGCACAAGCTAATGAATTTGTTCGATTTGTGTCGCAATTTTTTTATGGAGATACGCGCGGAAAGCGATTAGGTGTTGCGCATACAAATGAGGAACTTGGTGATTTAACGATTAACGTCGGTGTTCTTTCGTATACGAACGAACGTGGTGGAAAGATAGGCATCAATTTACGTTATCCAGTCACGAACGATATTGCACGCACAAAAGAAATCATTGAGCAAATAGCTAAACGTCATCAGTTCGTATTAAATAACTTTTCGAACTCCTCACCACATTATGTCGCAAAAGACCACCCGCTCGTTCAAACGTTGCAACGCGTATATGAAGAACAGATGGGGGAACGAGCATCATTGCTTGCGATCGGTGGCGGAACATATGCGCGTTCTTTACAAGCAGGAGTAGCGTTCGGTCCGTTATTTCCAAATCGTCCAGATGTGGCGCATCAAAAAGACGAATATATGTTTATCGATGATTTGCTTAAAGCAACAGCCCTTTACGCCCAAGCGATTTATGAATTAGCAAAATGA
- a CDS encoding putative polysaccharide biosynthesis protein: MSSSKLLRGTFILTGGVFLSRILGLIYVFPFYQLVGKQGGALYSYGYVPYTLFISIATMGVPLAVSKFVSKYNALGEYEIGRKLFRSGITLMAITGFLAWLMLYMSAPLLAPFVVNDDGHGNSIADVISVIRAVSFALLLVPMMSLIRGFFQGHESMGPTALSQVVEQLVRIIFLLAGSYIVLRIFDGSLVTAVQVATFAAFIGAVGGLAVLFMYWFKRKSFLDELLKQDRGTIHMSLKEMYKELIAYAAPFAFVGLAMPLYQLIDQFTFNKAMASIGLGAISEDAYGIFNVWAQKLVIIPVTLATSFSLTLIPTITKAYVQGESKQLRKYLNDTFQVVMFITLPAVIGMALLSEYVYAAFYSYDPLGTEVLRAYAPTAIFFALFSVTAAILQGINKQKFTVISLCIGLLFKLFFNYILIVSFETVGAILATTIGYALSVGLNLWIIQRYTNYRYHFVAKRVLFMGILTTIMCAVVWPVAKLMDRFLHYNGSMIQSVMIVAIGGLIGAAVYFYLSERSNLLHALFGNRFSFLRKKEKKAVS, from the coding sequence ATGTCATCATCAAAGTTGTTAAGAGGCACATTTATTTTAACGGGAGGCGTGTTTTTATCGCGCATATTAGGTCTTATATACGTCTTCCCATTTTATCAGCTTGTTGGGAAACAAGGGGGAGCGCTTTATTCGTACGGTTACGTTCCGTATACGTTGTTTATTAGTATCGCAACGATGGGAGTGCCGTTAGCGGTATCAAAGTTTGTCTCGAAATACAATGCACTTGGAGAATATGAGATTGGACGAAAATTGTTTCGCTCCGGTATAACGTTAATGGCGATCACAGGGTTCCTCGCTTGGCTCATGTTATATATGAGTGCACCGCTATTAGCACCGTTCGTTGTCAATGATGATGGGCACGGCAACTCGATTGCTGATGTTATTTCCGTCATTCGCGCAGTTAGTTTCGCTTTATTGCTTGTGCCAATGATGAGTTTAATTCGCGGGTTTTTTCAAGGCCATGAATCGATGGGGCCGACAGCGTTGTCGCAAGTCGTTGAACAACTTGTTCGCATCATCTTTTTGCTTGCAGGGAGTTACATCGTTTTGCGCATCTTTGACGGCTCGCTTGTGACGGCTGTTCAAGTGGCGACGTTTGCAGCATTTATCGGTGCCGTTGGTGGACTAGCTGTTCTATTCATGTATTGGTTTAAGCGGAAATCGTTTTTAGATGAATTATTAAAGCAAGATCGGGGCACGATCCATATGTCATTAAAAGAGATGTATAAAGAATTGATTGCTTATGCTGCCCCGTTTGCTTTTGTTGGCTTAGCGATGCCGTTATATCAATTGATTGACCAATTTACGTTTAATAAAGCGATGGCAAGCATCGGGCTCGGTGCTATTTCAGAGGACGCATACGGCATTTTCAACGTATGGGCACAAAAGCTTGTCATTATCCCAGTAACATTAGCGACGTCATTTAGCTTAACGCTCATTCCGACGATTACGAAAGCGTATGTGCAAGGGGAAAGCAAGCAACTGCGAAAATATTTAAATGACACGTTTCAAGTCGTTATGTTTATTACGTTGCCTGCAGTCATTGGCATGGCGCTTTTATCTGAATATGTATATGCCGCTTTTTACAGCTACGATCCGCTTGGGACAGAAGTATTGCGGGCATACGCACCGACCGCTATTTTCTTTGCTTTATTTTCTGTGACGGCAGCCATTTTACAAGGTATTAATAAACAAAAATTTACAGTCATCAGTTTATGTATTGGGTTATTGTTTAAATTATTTTTTAACTACATACTCATTGTTTCGTTTGAAACGGTAGGAGCTATTTTGGCAACGACGATAGGATATGCTTTATCGGTCGGTTTAAACTTATGGATCATTCAACGTTATACAAATTATCGGTATCATTTTGTTGCCAAGCGTGTGTTGTTTATGGGAATTTTAACAACAATAATGTGTGCTGTCGTTTGGCCTGTCGCAAAACTGATGGACCGTTTTCTTCATTACAACGGTAGTATGATCCAATCGGTCATGATTGTCGCCATTGGTGGATTGATCGGAGCAGCTGTTTATTTTTATTTAAGTGAACGTTCGAACTTGTTACATGCGTTATTTGGAAATCGATTTTCATTTTTAAGAAAGAAAGAAAAGAAGGCTGTGTCATAG
- a CDS encoding CidA/LrgA family protein has translation MGITVIQIVGLYMLYMIGSFIQQLLHIPIPGSMIGMLLLFLLLMTGIVKEKWVSRGANMLLSHLTLLFIPATVGVMDYVELFSGRGIWSIVIVIVSTMMVMLFAGFIGQWAQTREQKRVREVKGA, from the coding sequence ATGGGGATTACGGTCATTCAAATCGTGGGATTGTATATGTTGTATATGATCGGTTCGTTCATTCAGCAACTGCTACACATTCCAATTCCGGGGAGTATGATTGGCATGTTGCTGTTATTTTTATTATTAATGACCGGAATCGTAAAAGAGAAGTGGGTTTCGCGTGGTGCAAATATGCTTTTATCTCACTTAACGCTTTTATTTATCCCAGCAACAGTTGGGGTAATGGACTATGTGGAGCTTTTTTCAGGAAGGGGAATATGGTCCATTGTCATTGTAATCGTCAGCACAATGATGGTTATGTTGTTTGCTGGTTTTATTGGGCAATGGGCACAAACACGTGAACAGAAGCGAGTGCGTGAGGTGAAAGGGGCATGA
- a CDS encoding pseudouridine synthase gives MLRIDKLLANMGYGTRKEVKKLLKAGVVKVDGMTVKDAKTHVDPKEQVVTVWGEEVEYKPFIYLMMNKPKGVISATEDAVEETVVDLLEEEDRIFDPFPVGRLDKDTEGLLLLTNDGQLAHQLLSPKKHVPKTYEAMIDGEVTEDDVAAFRRGVVLDDGYETKPAELVIIRSGLRSDVRVTITEGKFHQIKRMFQAVGKRVVYLKRIQMGPIPLDETLEPGEYRELTDEEIALLKGEDKK, from the coding sequence ATGTTGCGAATTGATAAACTGTTAGCAAACATGGGATATGGAACGAGAAAAGAAGTGAAAAAATTATTGAAAGCAGGGGTTGTTAAAGTCGATGGGATGACGGTGAAAGATGCAAAAACACACGTCGATCCGAAAGAACAAGTCGTTACAGTATGGGGAGAAGAAGTAGAGTATAAACCGTTTATTTATTTAATGATGAATAAACCGAAAGGAGTCATTTCAGCAACGGAGGATGCTGTGGAAGAAACTGTTGTTGATTTACTAGAAGAGGAAGACCGAATTTTTGATCCATTTCCAGTCGGACGGCTTGATAAAGATACGGAAGGGCTGTTGTTGTTAACGAACGATGGTCAACTTGCTCATCAGCTATTATCCCCAAAAAAGCATGTGCCGAAAACGTATGAAGCAATGATTGACGGGGAAGTGACAGAAGATGATGTTGCAGCATTCCGACGCGGTGTCGTGCTAGACGATGGATACGAAACAAAACCAGCAGAGCTTGTCATTATTCGTTCCGGTTTACGTTCAGATGTGCGTGTCACGATTACAGAAGGGAAGTTTCATCAAATTAAACGAATGTTTCAGGCCGTTGGTAAACGTGTCGTTTACTTAAAACGCATACAAATGGGACCGATTCCGCTCGATGAAACGTTAGAACCGGGAGAGTATCGTGAGTTGACTGATGAAGAAATTGCTTTATTAAAAGGAGAAGACAAAAAATAG
- a CDS encoding rhodanese-like domain-containing protein gives MKEMTALQLKQMIQAGERVHVIDVREDEEVAFGMIPSAIHIKMGDIPERMNELDKNETYIIICRSGVRSEHVCRYLEAHGYDVCNVIDGMLGWDGELE, from the coding sequence ATGAAAGAAATGACAGCATTACAGCTAAAACAAATGATACAAGCAGGCGAGCGCGTTCACGTCATCGATGTACGCGAAGATGAAGAAGTCGCCTTTGGAATGATTCCATCAGCGATACATATAAAAATGGGGGATATTCCGGAAAGAATGAACGAGCTAGACAAAAATGAAACGTATATTATTATTTGTCGTTCCGGTGTTCGTAGTGAACATGTGTGTCGTTATTTAGAGGCGCATGGTTACGATGTGTGTAACGTCATTGACGGGATGCTCGGCTGGGATGGTGAACTGGAGTAA
- a CDS encoding MFS transporter — protein MYTRIFRIFYFLQFFSFGSLFPLLSVYLKDEVGLSGTEIGMIMSISPIVMIFIQPIWGMVSDYTRQPVQVLIVSLLGTAFFGFMYSLVHSYMWLLVIAALLAVMQSGIVPLSDSITLHYVQKANERYGSIRLWGALGFATAVPIAGQIAELFHLRFIFYIFVALLIISSMLAWKLPKEQSSAKVNIREGMKELVRIPPFLLFLLTTFLVFGPIYANNFYFGILITDLGGTLAGVGLAFLLAAGSEAPFMKFADGVVRKFGMMNVLFIATALSCARWLFYFFEPPLMIVYATTIVQGASVGLFIPAALQYVRDVTPAHVRTTAVSLYATVGNGLGSWFCTFVGGYILERWTIEHVYLFFGLLTFGGMVIFAWQSKKTLRKLYEF, from the coding sequence GTGTATACACGTATTTTTCGAATCTTTTACTTTTTACAGTTTTTTAGTTTTGGATCGCTTTTCCCGTTGTTATCTGTGTATTTAAAAGATGAAGTTGGATTGTCAGGAACAGAAATCGGGATGATTATGTCCATTAGCCCGATTGTTATGATTTTTATTCAACCAATTTGGGGAATGGTAAGCGATTATACACGTCAACCGGTTCAAGTATTAATCGTATCTTTACTAGGAACAGCTTTTTTTGGTTTTATGTATTCGCTCGTTCATTCTTATATGTGGTTGCTTGTTATTGCCGCACTACTTGCCGTTATGCAAAGTGGCATTGTTCCATTATCTGATAGTATTACGCTTCATTACGTACAAAAAGCGAACGAACGGTATGGCTCGATTCGCCTTTGGGGAGCGCTTGGGTTTGCGACTGCTGTCCCGATCGCTGGGCAAATCGCTGAGCTGTTTCATCTTCGCTTCATTTTTTACATTTTCGTTGCTTTACTCATTATTTCGAGTATGCTTGCATGGAAGTTGCCAAAGGAGCAGTCAAGTGCGAAAGTGAACATTCGTGAGGGAATGAAAGAGTTAGTTCGCATTCCACCGTTTCTTTTATTTTTATTGACGACGTTTCTTGTTTTTGGTCCAATTTATGCCAACAATTTTTATTTTGGTATTTTGATTACTGATTTAGGTGGAACGCTTGCAGGAGTCGGGCTTGCCTTTTTATTAGCGGCAGGAAGCGAAGCGCCGTTTATGAAATTTGCTGACGGGGTCGTGCGGAAGTTTGGCATGATGAACGTTTTATTCATTGCCACAGCATTATCTTGCGCTCGTTGGTTATTTTACTTTTTTGAACCACCGTTAATGATCGTGTATGCCACGACAATTGTACAAGGGGCGTCCGTCGGTTTATTTATTCCAGCTGCGCTACAATACGTGCGGGACGTCACTCCTGCACACGTACGTACAACAGCTGTATCGCTTTATGCTACAGTTGGAAACGGGCTCGGGAGCTGGTTTTGTACATTTGTAGGAGGATATATATTAGAACGTTGGACAATTGAGCATGTATATTTATTTTTTGGACTGTTGACGTTTGGTGGCATGGTGATTTTTGCTTGGCAGTCAAAAAAGACGTTGCGAAAACTATATGAATTTTGA
- a CDS encoding DeoR family transcriptional regulator, with translation MKPSTDRMLTRIKSVYMFISERGTVTTQELVDEFGITPRTIQRDLNVLAYNDLIHSPSKGKWTTTKKRVKMSS, from the coding sequence TTGAAACCATCTACCGATCGCATGCTAACCCGTATTAAGTCCGTCTACATGTTCATTAGCGAAAGAGGAACAGTGACAACGCAAGAGCTCGTGGACGAATTCGGCATTACTCCACGAACGATTCAGCGGGATTTAAACGTGTTAGCATACAACGACTTAATTCACAGCCCTAGCAAAGGTAAATGGACAACAACTAAAAAAAGAGTGAAGATGTCATCATAA
- a CDS encoding EAL domain-containing protein, with amino-acid sequence MHSCISCSVPFPLLPSGYLLIMQEQQKKYLCYSYDSLQQLATYVETIHPKEKALATLCANPDLPGAFVPLHELSMRMKHADVVQCITNEPLMSYLQPIIHTNTGDIFAYECLLRSQRYSPAQLFSVAQQTGLHTFLDRRAREEAIRSRTKIKKGIKSFINFLPSTIYNPEFCLRHTFSIVEQYNVAPEDLVFEVVETEKIVDIDHLKNVFATYKRSGMKVALDDVGAGFSTLDMLTLLQPDYVKIDRHYIQNCDKDKEKQAFLKEVTRIAHTLGIHVLAEGIERKEELDYCREIGIPFAQGYYIGKPSPNPL; translated from the coding sequence ATGCATTCATGCATTTCATGCAGCGTTCCATTTCCGCTTTTACCATCTGGTTACTTACTTATTATGCAAGAACAACAAAAAAAGTATTTATGTTATTCTTATGATTCATTACAACAGTTAGCAACATATGTAGAAACGATCCATCCAAAAGAAAAAGCGTTAGCGACGTTATGCGCAAACCCCGATCTGCCGGGAGCATTCGTTCCGCTTCATGAATTAAGTATGCGAATGAAGCATGCAGATGTTGTCCAATGTATCACAAACGAACCGTTAATGAGTTATTTACAACCGATTATTCATACAAACACCGGAGACATTTTTGCTTACGAATGTTTATTACGTTCCCAACGCTATTCACCTGCCCAGCTTTTTTCCGTGGCCCAACAAACCGGTTTGCATACGTTTTTAGATCGCCGAGCACGTGAAGAAGCGATTCGATCACGCACAAAAATAAAAAAGGGGATTAAAAGTTTCATTAACTTTTTACCATCAACAATTTACAATCCTGAATTTTGTCTTCGTCATACATTTTCCATCGTCGAACAATATAACGTAGCGCCCGAAGATCTCGTATTTGAAGTTGTGGAGACTGAGAAAATTGTTGATATTGACCATTTAAAAAACGTGTTTGCCACGTATAAACGCTCAGGCATGAAAGTTGCTTTAGATGATGTTGGCGCAGGCTTTTCAACACTCGACATGCTTACGTTATTGCAACCTGATTATGTAAAAATCGATCGGCACTACATTCAAAACTGCGACAAAGACAAAGAAAAGCAGGCGTTCTTAAAAGAAGTCACTCGAATTGCTCATACACTCGGCATTCACGTACTTGCCGAAGGGATTGAACGAAAAGAAGAATTAGACTACTGCCGGGAAATTGGCATTCCGTTTGCCCAAGGATATTATATCGGCAAACCGAGCCCAAATCCGCTGTAA
- the thpR gene encoding RNA 2',3'-cyclic phosphodiesterase → MHYFLAIPLPNEVKKRLHAFISEWGAPFRLFVHEADYHITLAFLGRATETERKQIVEMMPGVVKKHQSFSLQLSEVYSFGSRILWYGVKEEPRLFSLRQDVYNVCQRIGFSLDSRPFTPHITLAKKWGGSFPFSLDTYPRKMEGEDIHFFVHDVVLYETHMDQTPKYKPLMRFPLS, encoded by the coding sequence ATGCACTACTTTTTGGCAATCCCTCTACCGAACGAGGTAAAAAAGCGGCTACATGCTTTTATTTCTGAATGGGGAGCGCCATTTCGGTTGTTCGTTCATGAAGCCGATTATCATATAACACTGGCGTTTTTAGGTCGAGCAACTGAAACGGAGCGAAAGCAAATTGTAGAGATGATGCCAGGTGTAGTAAAAAAACATCAGTCATTTTCGTTACAACTGAGCGAAGTGTACTCATTCGGTTCTCGTATTTTATGGTATGGGGTGAAAGAGGAACCGCGTTTGTTTTCTCTTCGTCAAGATGTGTATAACGTGTGCCAACGCATCGGTTTTTCGCTTGATTCACGACCGTTTACACCGCATATTACGTTGGCGAAAAAATGGGGTGGGTCGTTTCCGTTCTCGCTTGACACATATCCGAGAAAAATGGAAGGAGAAGACATTCACTTTTTCGTACATGACGTTGTGTTATACGAAACACATATGGATCAAACGCCGAAATATAAGCCGTTGATGCGTTTTCCTCTTTCATAA